Part of the Musa acuminata AAA Group cultivar baxijiao chromosome BXJ2-7, Cavendish_Baxijiao_AAA, whole genome shotgun sequence genome is shown below.
AGACACAAGAACTTATGACTGGATGAAGAGGGAGGCGTAACTCTACCTCGAAGGCGTCCAGGGTTAGGGCGAAGCCCCTAGGGATAGGTTCGTACGCCCGCTACTTTGGCTTAGGGGCAATGAGTGAAAATTCCTTCGGGATACCGTAGCGATCCCGGAGGGAGCTGAGCAACGACTTGCTCACAGTTGAGTCGAGATCATGCGGCCACATTAACGACTTGAGGGCCCGGGCAGCCCTCTCGTTGGACGACGAGTGGGGACTCGCCGGCAATGTCCTCTCTCCGACATTACCGAAGGTAGAATGCAAGGAAGAAGAGGGCAAAGGAGGAGAAGCCATCCTTACCAAATCTTGGAAAGGGAAGTGGGACGGTTGATGGGTGCGAAACAAGGTTGCCCAGAGAGAAAATCGAACAAATGCAAGTATCAAGGCGTGCTGATAGCCAACTGCATGCTATTTATAGGCCACATCCCACCAAAACGGTGACCCTTCTTCTCCCGAAGTGCGCTGCGTCAGGCAGACCAAAACGTCACTTCGCCATAAATATGGCATGACATGGCAGCTAACTATCGCACGGTGCGAGTACGGAAGCGCTGATCTTCTCAGCCTCGAAAGCCAGCGACTCCCGAAAGTGACGGTCCCTTGAGCTTACCTAGGAAGGAAGTAACCTGGCCACTCGCACCCGCGCACAGCTAAGCAATGGATTGTTGATCAAAACCAAGTCGCTCCTCAACTCCATGTGACCCGAGacgcacctacgcggccagcccgcccgcgttgCGCTCCTCGGCTCTATGTACCCCGAGACCCACTTGCGCGGCCAACCTGCctgtgtcatgctcctcggctccctgATCCCCGAGACGCATTTGTGcagccagcccacctgcgttgcGCTCCTTAGCTCCATGTACCTCGAGacgcacctacgcggccagcccgcttgcgttgcgctcctcggctccatgtatCCCGAGacgcacctgcgcggccagcccacctgcgttgtgctcctcgactccatgtaTCCCGAGACGCACCTACGTGGCCCGCCCGCCTACATtgcgctcctcggctccatgtatCCCGAGacgcacctacgcggccagcccgcctgcgttgcgcTCCTCGACTCCATGTATCCCGAGACAcatctgcgcggccagcccgcctgcatcgtgctccttggctgctccccgagacacacctgcgcggcctgcccgcctgcgtcgtgctcctcggccctatgctccccgagacacacctgcacggccagtTCGCCTGCGTtgcgctcctcggctccatgtaccccgagacacacctacgcggccagcccgcctgcgtcgtgctcctcgaccccatgctccccgagacacacccgcGCGGCTAGTCCGCCTGCGTTgctctcctcggctccatgtacCCCAAGaaacacctgtgcggccagcccgcctgcgtcgtgctccttagctccttgctccccgagacacacatgcgcggcctgctcgcctgcgtcgtgctcctcggccctatgctccccgagacacacccgcgcggccagcccgcctgcgttgtgctcctcggctccatgtaccctgagacacacctgtgcggccagcccgcctgcgttgtgctcctcaactccatgctccccgagacgcacttgcacggccagcctgcctgcgttgCGCTCGTCGACTCCAATGCGTGAGCAGTAAGCGCTGCGTTGCCcaaaagctgaagccatgcctcggactcccgttacaatgACCGACGCATAACTTCTTTccaggggggaatatgatgaggatagtaattatgataagactcggttgacgtcagatgacgcctcatgcCTCGATTAACGTGACAGCACCTGATTAAATGAACCATAATgccgaccgaggcgcattaacgcctactcaagctcggttcttcacgccacgccaacaccagtgtcaaaCGCTACTAGCCTGCCCCTTGTAAACGGGCAGCTCAGGAAGTagcaagcttccctataaataccccctcgTTCGTAAGGAgaaagaggggggtggggggggggaaaAAAGACATAaaagacttcttcatctgaatCTCCTTTCacatcaactaacttgatcgtcgaaggggtcgggccgagcaccctgacccgacctttgtgcaggggtgaagccgaaggtccccgtgAGACTCGAAGGCAAGGAGTTCCTACTCAGAGGAGACAACGACACCATCCACGCTCACCGCACCTGACCACCTCGGTGGGCTCGAGGGTCGTCTCGTGAAGATCCCCATCATCCGAACCCGAACCAAGTCGCGTCGGTACTGTAGCCACGGCTTAAGATTATTTTCACGTACAACTCTAGTCAAATTGATTTGGCGAGACCATAAATAAAGTTCTGAATGTGATGGAAGAAACTTCTAATCTATTGATCAATGTTAGGTTGATTAGAAAAAGGTGAGGCTCCTTTCTGTGCTCCCGTGACCATCAACCAAACAAGAGCTCCTCCATTGATGGATGGCCTCTATCTGCCCGTCACCCTCCAGTTGGTTGCTCGATCAAAACAGGTGAGCCAGACTCatcaatagtatatatatatagccacATTTACACGACATGAAACTTATCCTTGCAATCTTAATACAATCGACATGTATACGTACTTTGTCAAATTCGGGTGAACAGTATGCATGCCAATAAATGAACCTGCGCACAGGTTTCTGTTGCTGACCGGCAGGTATCACAATACACACGGGAGCTCCTCGCACTGAACACACAATTAGATCTCTCGCAGCAGAGAGACCTTTTAGCGATGTGATTCGATGTGGATTATAGATTTGATTTGAATTATAGGGAAGGCCATAGTCACACCATTGCAGGCTTCCAAGAACTGGTTAAACAAAGCCCACAAGAACTTTTGATGAAGAGACCTTCACAGGTGTTCGAGTTCGAATCAGAATTGAACCGAAAGTAAATCAATCGGAAATCAGAATCGAATCGGGTCAATGGTTCGATTGTTTCGAATCGAACTTGAAGCAGGTTCTTATAGTGAAGTTCTGGTTCCGATATTTTGTTATCTACACTTGTATGATCTCCTGTGATGGGTTGCATGTGAAGATCGAACTAGTTCTATCTAGGGTTGCCACCATGCATGGCTGGCGCATTCAAGAAGCATGTGAAGGAATCTAGGACATTAAAGCTTTCACATGCACCCATAAGAACACAGTCTGTTGTCCATTCAAATCCAATGACAACATTGTGCTACTACATTGCGTAAACACCTCTTCAGAACTTGTCAGAACTCAGTAAAAGAAAAGGTACTCTTCACTATAAGGAAATAATGGATAGTGGTTGCAAGGCGTTCGGGTTTGACTTTCTCAATCCAAAAATATGAAGATGACAAGCTGGCAAAGTAGCGTAAGCGGAATCAACCAGCTAAAGTTAGATGCATGCAATCCGCACATATTATTGATCACAAGGAAACAGTGTAGAGAAGACCCACATGAATCATAGTATGAACGTTAGCTGCCCATTCGGAGCATGTCACTGAATCGAAGAACTTGTGGCACAAACAACTGATGCTTATTTGAAGCACACTGCTCCGAGATGAGGTGCTTCTGATGGTTAGAGCTTCTAAAGACATGGCATCGCTGGTTGAATCAACTACGGTACTCTTGCATTGATCCATGGACTAAATCATGCCTCGAGGGAGACGAAGAGCTACTTGATTTAGACTGGTGCACCCCACCTAATATTTCAAATGCACACGCAAATAAGACACCACAATAGTCGTACTCATCCAACTAATAGCCCATGCAATATTTTGCGTCGACTTCAAATGCTTCTAAAACCATTCAGACAGTCACGAGCGGCCTTCGGCAATTGGTCAGACGGCCGATGGGTACGGCGTTGATGAGATCGAGAGCGGCCGCTATTGTTGAACAGCGGCGTGGGTCCATCCGACGACATTGGAGGCATCAGCATGAGAACGAACCTACTTGCATTGAAGAGGGAAAGAGTCAAAAGCATTTAagagcttattattattattattattactactactactattctGTTTTTATATTAAGGTGCAGTAATATAAGTTGAATCAATACACTTTCATTTTATATTCTTTGCCAACAAGCCAACAGTCAAATCTAAACATGCATCTACATGTGCAATATAAACATATAACATTAAAGAATACAATACAGCGATAATACTCACTTTTGACCGCTACTTCATATATATAATTCGAGAAATATTCCACCTATTTCCGGGTTGGATTTGTTGTCGATCAAAGGTGAGCCAGAGAGGCTGAGAAATATAATGACATGAGTTCGAGTAATGTCACAGAGAGAGACATGTATGCTACAGTTGATCAACAATTATGCAAATCATAACAGTGTCATTTTGAGAGATAATTTTGAGGGTGAAGAGATAAATAATGGAGCGATAAAGACGATCCAAAGAGATTAGCCAAAGTCGGACCACCTGCCATGCATATCCAACTTTGACGATGCTTTTCTATGGTCACGTGTCACAGACAGCTCCACAACTTGGAACGAGGACTGGTAGATATCATATTGAAGTTGTAATGGTTAGTTCAACTGCATGAAGAATGATTCTTGCTGCTTTATCTCCCGTAAATCTAATATATAACAGTGAGAATGGCGTGATCATAAGAAGAATTAAACTGTATATTTCGTTCATATAAGGAATAGTATGAGTAATAAGACTAAGACCAGTAACTGCGGCAATAAAATACTTGGGACCTTCCCCTTCCCCATGTGGCTTCTCTTTGAAGCGACTTAAATGACACGGATGTTTTAGGCTTTGAAGGAACCCTACCGCTGTTTAAATATCTCCATGCCCTCTATTTTCTCCTTTCTTAGATCCACCTCGAAATTACAGCACAATTTGGTGTGTTCTCCGttcatctccttcctcctctcgcTTCCTGTCTGTGGTGTTCTCCTGTATTGGGATTCGTGACGTTAAGGAGGTTTTATTTGTTCTCTTGAATTTTCTATCTTCTCTTCCGAAGGTGCAATTCCACATGGAGGACGACTGCATGGGCTTGCCCCCTGGCTTCAGATTCCATCCCACGGATGAGGAGATCATAACTCACTACCTCTCGCCCAAGGTGATCGACAAGAGCTTCAGTGCAAGAGCTATGGGAGAGGTGGACCTCAACAAGTGCGAGCCATGGGATCTTCCAAGTAACTGATAGCTGATGCTTCTCATGTGGTTTCTTTGGTGTTTGGTTTCGGAGTCTCTGGTCTGAGTTGTGAAACTTGATTCTATTCGATGTTGTTGCAGCCAAGGCAAGGATGGGAGAGAAGGAATGGTACTTCTTCTGCCAGAGGGACAGGAAGTACCCGACTGGCATGAGGACCAACAGGGCCACAGAAGCCGGCTATTGGAAGGCCACAGGAAAAGATAAGGAGATATATAAGGGGAGAGTAGAGCTCGTTGGCATGAAGAAGACACTGGTGTTCTACAGAGGAAGAGCTCCCAAAGGACAGAAGACTAATTGGGTGATGCATGAATTCAGGCTCGATGGCAAGTTCCCATTCCCCAATATCCCAAAATCTGCAAAGGTACTTatcgttttcttttctttctttttctgttcTTCGGTTCTTTTAGGAGAAAACACAAACATTGAACTTTATCGTTGCAGGCTGAATGGGTCGTCTGTAAAGTCTTTCACAAGAAGATGGGGACGAAGAGCAGCATACCACCACCTGAATCACAAGGGGCTAATTCTCTTGCAGAAGGTTTCTTTGACACTGCTACTACATTGCCCCCTCTCATGGATCCTCCTTACCCGAAAACCAACGCGATTCCTACCTTCTCCGCCATGATGGGGATGGAGGATAGACAAGTCATGAATCAGCTAGTGATCTCAAATCCACCTCAGAATTCAGCCTCCCATCCACACCTTCTTCCTCAAAGCTCTTATTATTTGCACCAACAAGAAGCAATGCTGAGAGCCTTAGCTGCTGTCAACGATGCATCTTCTTCCTGCCCCTCGCAAGACACAGACCACAGTACCGGTCGCACCACCGAGATATCTTCGATGGCGTCGGCACGCTTCGGTGACTTTGTGCATCCTTCATCTGGACCAGTGATGGATTTGGATAGCATTTGGGATCTCAAGTAATTCATCTCCTACTCCTCTCAGATGTTATTAATCATGTACTGCCTGAACTCTTACTGATATAGATTCCCAATTGTATAGTATATCTATACGCATAGATCGCAAAGAACACCAACGTGAAGGTCTATTCTTTTGTCGTCTCTGCAGGCTTCCTGCATCATAGATCATTGTGTCAGATCAAGCTAGTGTTGGAAATTTGTTATACTTCCTGGTGTCGAATATATTTTGATTTGTCATTTTGGAAATGTTCTACAACAGCATATTTGGCGTCTTAATCTTCACCTGTATATTGTTTTCGTTGGTGCAACTGGACCTGTTACTGCCCTTACATTACTATGTTCATGCATTCTTAGACCACCCATATAAGGTCAGTTCGATTCCAAGTCCTACATCAATGCCTTCGACGGTATCTCGTGATACGACCTTATCTGTCATCATATTCCCACTTTTCAGCCATCATATTTCCACTTTTCAGCCATTTATGGAAGCTGAGATGAACTATAACTATTGTTGGGAAAAAAATATGTTAAAAcggactaatttttttttttttatttatcaaaatgagttcctcatcaaaatatcaacttgatatccaaatgtaaatatcaaccaacacaacataaataatagagcaaataatcaattacacagtgagaccaaattttttaacgtgaaaaacttaATGTAGGAAAAACTACGGACcgtagtctacctcaaacttccactatcaatagtaatgaaaaTAGGTTTACAATAGATCTTCTATAGAATAACTAgaagatcacaataacatcaagatcatcaatcttagctcaagaatagcatatcttcgtaggataggatggatctccttatACGATAATTTtagatctcacaaagtggatatagcaggaaagtaccttagagagggtaaattgtagatcaacaccattaggattgtagagtttgctgcaaggattctccacataaaatttaggcCAAAACTGACGACATTTGGCCACCGATCATTAAGcaaaaaactcaaaaaccttactttctctctcctcttttctctgcacgctcGCACTGCTCTTTCTCTTGTTTGCTACCCACAATTAgttatttgggctcaataggcctaaTTATCCAAGCTTATGGCCTGGAtccaataattctccccctccagctcatatgatcgactataccaagcccgctctttgtctacatgcttcaagcttctctttgggtaaagactttgtcaacatatctgaaccattctcattgataTGCACTTttttcaactgtaattctttcaactcaagcacatcatgaatccagtgatatctaacatcaatatgcttggatctagaatggtatgttgaattcttggaaaggtgaatgacactctgactgtcacagtaaacagtatatcctttctgtttcaagcccaattcctgtaaaaactttttcatccataaagtttccttacaaacttcagtaattgctatgtattctgcttctatggttgatagagcaacacacttctgtaacttaaattgccaagagactgctcctcctgcaaatgtcatcaagaatcccgaagtggacttcttggaatcagtatcacttaCCATGTCtgtatctgtgtacccttctaacacaggttcatcattaccaaaacataaacataacctgaaaatacctcttagatatcttaatatccatttcactgctgcccaatgtttctttctaggattagagagaaattagCTGATAACTCCAATTGCATGAGCTATATTTAgcatagtacaaaccatagcatatatcaaactgcctactacagatgagtaaggcactctggacatttcttctttttctttctcacttgtaggatattgtttcgaactaaacttgaaatgacatgcaagtagagaacaaactgctttggctttactcatgttgaatctttcaagaacctttttcaatgtaagtctcctgagatagccaaatcttccttttcttcctatcacgaagaatctttatgccaagtatttgtttcaccgatcccaagtctttcatgacaaaagacttacttagctctcttttaagctttccaatttttccaacatcatggccaacaatcatcatatcatcaacatatagtagtaaaataataaaatcattatctgaaaatttcttcgtaaacacacaatgatcagatgtggttctatcatacccttggcttatcataaaggaatcaaacttcttataccattttctaggtgcctgtttgagtccatataagcttttcctaagcttacacaccatattttcttttctcttgactttaaaaccttctggttgctcaatgtaaatttcttcttttaagtcaccatgaagaaatgctgtttttacatcaagttgctcaacttctaaattcaagcgggcagccaaactaaGAATAACTCGGATAGAGTATATTTTCataactggagaaaatatttcttcaaagtcaatacctttcttctgactgaatcctttcacaactagtcgtgccttgtatatttgttgtgagttattattttcagtcttcaatttataaacccacttattcttgagagctttcttctctttaggcaattttactaagtcataagtgtggttctcaagaaaggatctcatctctttttgcatggctttaacccactcattcttattctcatgtagaatagcttcttggtaagtttctgactCTCCCCAATCAGTAAGCAtaatatactcatgtggaggatatctggtagatggttgtcgctctctagtggatcttctcaatggaatctcaactggtggtggaggtgcttgttcagttggttcagcatcatcaactgtaggtgtatcatcactggtattctcaccacaatctttttgttcatctctcccatgatcatcatgaactacaggtgaaggaactggacccagactccaaggaatataaacagaggtttcttgcTTCTCAAtagtatcaccatcatcaaacaattggtcttcaagaaacacaacatctctactgctaataatcttcttgttcactggatcccataatctgtacccaaactcttcatgaccatatcccaagaagatatatgcttttgctttactatcaagcttggacctctcatctttgggaatatgaacaaatgctttacacccaaaaactcttaagtgattataagatatatcttttcctctcagaggaactgatggagaaagatttatcagatcaactatagttttcatagcctccccccaaaatgactttggtaacttggcgtgggaaaacatacacctaatcctttcttcaatggttttgttcatcctttttgccacaccgttctgttgaggagttttaggaacagttttctcaagcctgatacaatggaacctacaataattctcaaaaggacccctatacttgccaccattatctgatcgaatacactttagttttctgtcagtttctctttcaacactgacatgaaactccttgaaaacatcgtgtacctggtctttagatttcaaagcaaaagctcacgcttttctagaatagtcatcaataaaagtaacaaaataaagagcacctccaagagttttagtttgcatagtacagacatcagtatgaactaaattaataacatctgatcttctagatgatggatatgtatgaaatgtaactctgtgtttttccagctaagcaatgatcacaagatttaagagatgtaccttgcaactctggtaagaactggtttctagcaagagtttgtaatcccttctcgctgatatgtccaagcctcttatgccaaagatctatactttcacctttttgaattacattaatctctcctttatgtagcttagctttaatgacataaaaaaaagttaagtttctttcctcttaccataatcagagaacctttagtgagtttccatttgctttcaccaaaatagcgtGCAAAGccttcatcatcaagtctacctatagatatcaagttaagacgaatatctggaacatgccttacatctttgagtatcaatttgctccaaatactggtctccaagcagatATCTCCAATAcctacaatcttagatgtaccactgtttcccattctgacattaccaaaatcaccaacagtgtatgaaatgaagcaccggagtcaattacccaattactgtcctaagCTATAAGACTAACACAACATTTattacagacaatagtgatattaccttcagtagcaactgtattggtctctttctcatttt
Proteins encoded:
- the LOC103992161 gene encoding NAC domain-containing protein 92 gives rise to the protein MPSIFSFLRSTSKLQHNLVQFHMEDDCMGLPPGFRFHPTDEEIITHYLSPKVIDKSFSARAMGEVDLNKCEPWDLPTKARMGEKEWYFFCQRDRKYPTGMRTNRATEAGYWKATGKDKEIYKGRVELVGMKKTLVFYRGRAPKGQKTNWVMHEFRLDGKFPFPNIPKSAKAEWVVCKVFHKKMGTKSSIPPPESQGANSLAEGFFDTATTLPPLMDPPYPKTNAIPTFSAMMGMEDRQVMNQLVISNPPQNSASHPHLLPQSSYYLHQQEAMLRALAAVNDASSSCPSQDTDHSTGRTTEISSMASARFGDFVHPSSGPVMDLDSIWDLK